In one Pseudomonas sp. 31-12 genomic region, the following are encoded:
- a CDS encoding Fic family protein, translating to MAPHWIWQQPEWPNFNWQAERLTPLLRECVQAQGRLMGMASSVGGSLSAQSELDALLQNIVTSSAIEGEQLNVGSVRSSLARRLGLEQVDGDHVSQRSEGLAELMLDATQHFAKPLTLERLLEWHEWLFPDQDTDLAARAMHVGALRGDEPMQVVSGRLDRPTIHFEAPPRRGLEQQLDTFLAWFEASRSQEGLDPLLRAGIVHFWFVTLHPFDDGNGRLTRTLTDLALAQGEAQAIRFYAMSASILEDRAGYYRALEASQKATTDITDWLEWFLKTLLRSLHQAMARIESVLGKARFWQTHRQSPLTAEQTKVLNRLLDGGERGFEHGISAAQYQAVAKVSKATATRHLSELLEKGYLKRLPGGGRNTRYQISYPDASTD from the coding sequence ATGGCACCTCACTGGATCTGGCAACAGCCCGAATGGCCGAATTTCAACTGGCAAGCCGAGCGCCTGACACCGCTGCTGCGTGAGTGCGTGCAGGCGCAAGGCCGGTTGATGGGCATGGCCAGTTCCGTGGGTGGCTCGCTAAGTGCGCAGAGCGAACTGGATGCGTTGTTGCAAAACATCGTGACGTCTTCCGCTATCGAAGGTGAACAGCTCAATGTTGGCTCGGTCCGCTCTTCGCTGGCGCGGCGCCTGGGTCTGGAACAGGTCGATGGCGATCACGTCAGTCAGCGCAGCGAAGGTCTGGCGGAGTTGATGCTCGATGCCACCCAGCACTTTGCGAAACCGCTGACGCTGGAGCGATTGCTGGAATGGCATGAGTGGCTGTTTCCGGATCAGGACACTGACCTTGCTGCTCGAGCGATGCATGTCGGCGCGTTACGCGGCGATGAGCCGATGCAGGTAGTTTCAGGCCGGCTCGACAGACCGACCATTCACTTTGAAGCGCCTCCCCGTCGTGGCCTTGAGCAACAACTCGATACGTTCCTTGCCTGGTTTGAAGCCAGCCGAAGTCAGGAAGGGCTCGATCCATTGCTGCGGGCCGGCATCGTGCACTTCTGGTTCGTCACCTTGCACCCCTTCGACGATGGCAATGGCCGCCTGACACGCACCCTCACCGATCTGGCGCTGGCTCAGGGCGAGGCACAGGCCATCCGTTTCTATGCGATGTCAGCGAGCATTCTTGAGGATCGCGCTGGCTATTATCGGGCGCTGGAAGCCAGCCAGAAGGCGACGACGGATATTACTGATTGGTTGGAATGGTTTCTGAAAACCTTGCTGCGCAGCTTGCATCAGGCCATGGCGCGGATCGAATCGGTGCTGGGCAAGGCGCGTTTCTGGCAGACGCATCGGCAGTCCCCCTTAACGGCGGAACAGACCAAAGTGCTGAATCGCCTGCTTGATGGCGGGGAGCGCGGTTTCGAGCATGGCATCAGTGCGGCGCAGTATCAGGCAGTGGCGAAAGTATCCAAAGCTACTGCCACTCGTCATCTGAGCGAACTGTTGGAGAAAGGCTACCTGAAGCGTCTACCAGGCGGCGGGCGCAATACTCGCTACCAGATCAGCTACCCCGATGCCTCCACCGATTAA
- a CDS encoding exodeoxyribonuclease VII small subunit produces the protein MARKKAALDFEQSLADLQTLVERLENGELSLEDSLTAFEQGIGLTRDCQAALAQAEQKVQVLLERDGELAEEPFDADQPE, from the coding sequence ATGGCCCGCAAAAAAGCTGCACTGGATTTCGAACAATCCCTCGCTGACCTGCAAACGCTGGTAGAGCGTCTGGAGAACGGCGAATTGTCGCTGGAAGACTCGCTGACGGCTTTCGAGCAAGGCATCGGTCTGACCCGCGATTGCCAGGCGGCGCTGGCCCAGGCCGAGCAAAAGGTTCAAGTGCTGCTCGAACGTGATGGCGAGCTGGCCGAGGAACCCTTCGACGCGGATCAGCCAGAATGA
- the ispA gene encoding (2E,6E)-farnesyl diphosphate synthase, protein MIAAYSATSQARVNAALETLFNAPSPELARLYEAMRYSVMNGGKRVRPLLAYAACEALGGKAEQANGAACAVELIHAYSLVHDDLPAMDDDDLRRGQPTTHKKFDEACAILAGDGLQSLAFSALLDPRLSNSDAALTSDHLRLQMVSALALAAGPAGMVGGQAIDLGSVGLKLDQKALETMHRHKTGALIEVSVKLGALASGRAEKDELKSLQTYAQAIGLAFQVQDDILDVESDTETLGKRQGADIARDKPTYPALLGLDAAKAYALELRDQALHALRPFDAAAEPLRDLARYIVERRS, encoded by the coding sequence ATGATTGCAGCGTATTCGGCGACCAGCCAGGCCCGCGTCAACGCCGCACTGGAAACCTTGTTCAACGCGCCGAGCCCTGAGCTCGCGCGCTTGTACGAAGCCATGCGCTACAGCGTGATGAATGGCGGCAAACGGGTTCGCCCGCTACTGGCCTACGCCGCGTGCGAAGCGCTCGGTGGCAAGGCCGAGCAAGCCAACGGTGCGGCCTGCGCCGTTGAGCTGATTCACGCTTATTCCCTGGTGCATGACGATTTGCCGGCCATGGACGACGACGATCTGCGTCGTGGCCAGCCGACCACGCACAAGAAATTCGATGAAGCCTGCGCAATTCTGGCCGGTGACGGCTTGCAGAGCCTGGCGTTCAGCGCCCTGCTTGATCCGCGCCTGAGCAACTCTGACGCTGCTCTCACCTCCGATCACCTTCGCCTGCAAATGGTCAGTGCGCTGGCATTGGCGGCAGGCCCGGCCGGTATGGTCGGCGGCCAAGCCATCGACCTCGGTTCGGTTGGTCTGAAACTCGATCAAAAAGCCCTCGAAACCATGCACCGGCACAAGACCGGCGCGCTGATCGAGGTCAGCGTCAAACTCGGCGCCCTGGCCAGTGGCCGCGCCGAGAAGGACGAACTGAAGTCCTTGCAGACTTATGCACAGGCCATCGGTCTGGCGTTTCAGGTGCAGGACGACATTCTCGACGTCGAAAGCGATACCGAAACCCTCGGCAAACGTCAGGGCGCCGACATCGCTCGTGACAAGCCGACCTACCCGGCCCTGCTCGGCCTCGACGCGGCCAAGGCTTACGCCCTGGAATTGCGCGATCAAGCCCTGCATGCGCTGCGACCGTTTGACGCGGCCGCCGAGCCGTTGCGCGATCTGGCCCGCTACATCGTCGAACGGCGCAGCTGA
- the dxs gene encoding 1-deoxy-D-xylulose-5-phosphate synthase has protein sequence MPTTFHEIPRKRPTTPLLDRANTPDGLRRLGEAELETLADELRLELLYTVGQTGGHFGAGLGVIELTIALHYVFDTPDDRLVWDVGHQAYPHKILTGRRERMGTLRQKDGVAAFPRRSESEYDTFGVGHSSTSISAALGMAIAARLQNSDRKAIAVIGDGALTAGMAFEALNHAPEVNANMLVILNDNDMSISRNVGGLSNYLAKILSSRTYASMREGSKKVLSRLPGAWEIARRTEEYAKGMLVPGTLFEELGWNYIGPIDGHDLPTLIATLRNMRDLKGPQFLHVVTKKGKGFAPAEVDPIGYHAITKLEPVDAPAAAPKKSGGPKYSGVFGEWLCDMAASDPRLVGITPAMKEGSDLVAFSERFPLRYFDVAIAEQHAVTLAAGMACEGAKPVVAIYSTFLQRGYDQLIHDVAVQNLDVLFAIDRAGLVGEDGPTHAGSFDLSFLRCIPGMLVMTPSDENELRKMLTTGHLFNGPAAVRYPRGSGPNATIEKDLQPIEIGKGVVRRQGNKVALLVFGVQLAEALKVAEKLDATVVDMRFVKPLDEELVREIAGSHELLVTIEENAIMGGAGGAVSEFLARENILKSMLHLGLPDSYVEHAKPAQMLAECGLDEAGIEASVRERLTLLNI, from the coding sequence ATGCCCACGACGTTTCATGAGATTCCCCGCAAGCGCCCGACCACGCCCCTGCTCGACCGTGCCAACACGCCGGACGGCCTGCGCCGGTTAGGCGAAGCCGAGCTGGAAACCCTGGCCGATGAGTTGCGCCTGGAATTGCTCTACACGGTCGGACAGACCGGCGGGCATTTCGGTGCCGGCCTGGGCGTCATCGAGCTGACCATCGCGTTGCATTACGTCTTTGACACACCGGACGACCGGCTGGTGTGGGACGTGGGTCATCAGGCCTATCCGCACAAAATCCTCACCGGCCGTCGCGAGCGCATGGGCACCCTGCGCCAGAAGGACGGCGTTGCGGCTTTCCCGCGTCGCTCCGAGAGCGAGTACGACACCTTTGGCGTCGGTCACTCCAGCACCTCGATCAGCGCAGCGCTGGGCATGGCCATTGCCGCCCGTCTGCAGAACAGTGATCGCAAGGCCATTGCTGTGATCGGCGACGGTGCTCTGACCGCGGGCATGGCGTTCGAGGCGCTGAACCATGCGCCGGAAGTGAACGCCAACATGCTGGTGATCCTCAACGACAACGACATGTCGATCTCGCGCAACGTTGGCGGGCTGTCGAATTATCTGGCGAAGATCCTCTCCAGCCGCACTTACGCGAGCATGCGTGAAGGCAGCAAAAAGGTCCTGTCGCGCCTGCCCGGCGCCTGGGAAATCGCCCGTCGCACTGAAGAATACGCCAAAGGCATGCTGGTTCCCGGCACGCTGTTCGAAGAGCTGGGCTGGAACTACATCGGCCCGATTGATGGCCACGACCTGCCGACCCTGATCGCCACCCTGCGCAACATGCGCGATCTGAAAGGCCCGCAGTTCCTGCACGTCGTCACCAAGAAAGGCAAAGGCTTCGCCCCCGCAGAAGTCGACCCGATCGGTTACCACGCCATCACCAAGCTTGAACCTGTTGATGCGCCGGCCGCGGCGCCGAAGAAATCCGGCGGACCGAAGTATTCCGGCGTGTTCGGCGAATGGCTGTGCGACATGGCCGCGTCTGACCCGCGCTTGGTGGGCATCACTCCCGCGATGAAGGAAGGCTCCGATCTGGTGGCCTTCAGCGAGCGTTTCCCGCTGCGCTATTTCGATGTGGCGATTGCCGAACAGCATGCTGTGACCCTCGCCGCCGGCATGGCCTGCGAAGGTGCGAAACCGGTGGTGGCTATCTATTCGACGTTCCTGCAACGCGGTTACGACCAACTGATTCATGACGTCGCGGTGCAAAACCTCGACGTGCTGTTCGCCATCGACCGCGCAGGGCTGGTGGGCGAAGACGGCCCGACGCATGCGGGCAGCTTCGACCTGTCGTTCCTGCGCTGCATCCCCGGCATGCTGGTGATGACCCCGAGCGACGAAAACGAACTGCGCAAAATGCTCACCACCGGTCACTTGTTCAACGGCCCGGCGGCGGTGCGTTACCCGCGCGGTAGCGGCCCGAATGCAACGATCGAGAAAGACCTGCAACCGATCGAAATCGGCAAAGGCGTGGTTCGTCGCCAGGGCAACAAAGTCGCCCTGCTGGTGTTCGGTGTGCAACTGGCCGAGGCGCTGAAAGTCGCCGAGAAGCTGGATGCGACCGTGGTCGACATGCGTTTCGTCAAGCCGCTGGATGAAGAACTTGTTCGCGAAATCGCTGGCAGCCACGAGTTGCTGGTGACCATCGAAGAGAACGCGATCATGGGCGGTGCCGGTGGCGCGGTCAGCGAATTCCTTGCCCGTGAAAACATCCTCAAATCGATGCTGCATCTGGGCTTGCCGGACAGTTACGTCGAGCATGCGAAGCCTGCGCAGATGCTGGCCGAGTGTGGGCTGGATGAGGCAGGGATCGAGGCTTCGGTGCGTGAGCGCCTGACCCTGCTCAACATCTGA
- a CDS encoding TonB-dependent receptor domain-containing protein, producing the protein MKLSPLALTLTLLPAGQLLADTFERDQALKLPEVLISANRQVEARNDSSAANTVFTREDIDRLQPSSVTDLLSRVPGVQVGQTGGRGSLPGIYIRGTKSAQSLVLVDGQRIGNSTSGDSNLQHINIEQVERVEVLRGSRSVIYGSDAIGGVIQIFTRRGVEQGLQPRLHAGFGSNQTWERSLGLSGGNEKTRFNLGASLDETAGINRTHESYPSDGDHDEYRNKSVSLSLSHALTDDIEIGANALDNRGKSEFDNPFGRFDTTTFESLQQQPYSDFAVSSISSYVDARVNGLWKTRVEFAHSENREKTLDTLSDERSVFNTYRDSVNWQNDLTLNERNSLILGGDWYEDRINSSTPFDEDSRWNRAAFIQHRYQADNFSTELGLRRDQNQQFGGQNSWSGTFTLPLNPDNDVLLTYSEGFRAPTFNDLYYPDFSNPDLTPETSKSYELQWRSQLTETSRLEASLYRTDLEDAIIFGSNSRPQNVASARINGFEATLKQELFGWQSNLGVAIIDPRDRDSGHTLARRARRTLSLDLDRQFDRLGLGASWQAVSSSYDDENNLQPLGGYALLGLRSSWKLNREIKLELKVDNLLDKGYSRALYSHDGSQNGYREEGRAWMFGVTWTPEL; encoded by the coding sequence ATGAAACTCTCCCCCCTCGCCCTGACGCTGACCCTGCTGCCGGCCGGCCAACTCTTGGCTGACACCTTCGAACGCGATCAAGCCCTGAAGCTCCCCGAAGTGCTGATCAGCGCCAACCGTCAGGTCGAAGCGCGCAACGACAGCAGCGCCGCCAACACCGTCTTCACCCGCGAAGACATCGACCGCCTGCAACCGAGCAGTGTCACGGACTTGCTAAGTCGTGTGCCGGGTGTGCAGGTCGGGCAAACCGGCGGGCGCGGCAGTCTGCCGGGGATTTACATTCGCGGGACGAAGTCGGCGCAGAGCCTGGTGCTGGTGGATGGTCAACGCATCGGCAACTCGACTTCCGGCGACAGCAACCTGCAACACATCAACATCGAACAGGTCGAGCGCGTGGAAGTGTTGCGCGGCTCCCGCTCGGTGATTTATGGCAGTGATGCAATTGGCGGCGTTATCCAGATTTTCACCCGGCGTGGCGTCGAACAAGGCCTGCAACCGCGTCTGCACGCTGGATTTGGCAGCAACCAGACGTGGGAGCGAAGCCTGGGGTTGTCCGGTGGCAATGAAAAAACCCGTTTCAACCTTGGCGCCAGCCTCGATGAAACAGCCGGAATTAATCGCACCCACGAGTCGTATCCCAGTGATGGCGATCACGATGAGTATCGCAATAAATCGGTGAGTTTGAGCTTGAGCCATGCCCTCACCGATGACATCGAAATCGGTGCCAACGCTCTCGATAATCGCGGCAAAAGCGAGTTCGACAATCCATTTGGCCGCTTCGACACGACGACCTTCGAATCGCTCCAGCAGCAGCCTTACAGCGACTTTGCCGTAAGCAGCATCAGCAGTTATGTCGATGCCCGGGTTAACGGTCTCTGGAAAACCCGTGTCGAATTCGCTCACAGTGAAAACCGCGAGAAGACACTGGACACGCTCAGCGATGAGCGCAGCGTGTTCAACACGTACCGTGATTCGGTGAATTGGCAGAACGACCTGACGCTCAATGAGCGCAACAGCCTGATTCTCGGCGGCGACTGGTACGAAGACCGGATCAACAGCAGCACCCCGTTCGACGAGGACAGCCGCTGGAACCGCGCGGCGTTTATCCAGCATCGCTATCAGGCGGACAACTTTTCCACGGAACTGGGTCTGCGCCGGGACCAGAACCAGCAGTTCGGTGGACAGAACAGCTGGAGCGGCACCTTCACGCTGCCGCTGAACCCGGACAACGACGTGCTGCTGACCTACAGCGAAGGTTTCCGCGCACCGACTTTCAATGACTTGTACTACCCGGATTTCAGCAATCCGGACCTGACGCCTGAAACCTCGAAAAGCTACGAGCTGCAATGGCGCAGCCAATTGACCGAGACCAGTCGCCTCGAAGCTTCGCTGTATCGCACGGACCTTGAAGACGCGATTATCTTCGGCAGTAACTCACGGCCGCAGAACGTGGCTTCAGCGCGTATCAACGGGTTCGAAGCGACACTGAAACAGGAACTGTTCGGCTGGCAGAGCAACCTCGGCGTGGCGATCATCGACCCACGGGATCGCGACAGTGGCCATACCCTGGCCCGTCGTGCGCGGCGGACCTTGAGCCTGGATCTGGATCGACAGTTCGACCGGCTAGGCCTCGGCGCCAGTTGGCAGGCGGTGAGCAGCAGCTATGACGATGAGAACAATCTGCAGCCGCTGGGCGGGTATGCGTTGCTGGGGTTGCGCAGTAGCTGGAAATTGAATCGTGAGATCAAGCTTGAGCTGAAGGTCGATAACCTGCTGGACAAGGGTTATAGCCGGGCGTTGTACAGCCATGATGGCAGTCAAAACGGGTATCGCGAGGAAGGTCGGGCGTGGATGTTCGGGGTGACCTGGACGCCGGAGCTCTAA
- a CDS encoding cobalamin-binding protein has product MFRVWLAVMLLASSGMASAVERVVSLAPSLSEIVVELGSADLLVGVLDAGERPAELKGLPSVGRYGQLDMERLLSLKPDLLLLWPGSVGPAQREQLKRLNIPTYVAEPHTLEQLTAQIEAIATQLGRPERGVSLAAQLRQRLDALRLRYRRDEPLRVFYQVWDRPLYTVGGGQIISDALEVCGARNVFADLTLPAPQVSVEAVLQRNPEVVLAGDQAQLDAWKAWPQVAAVTREQLLLVTDKGLERPSGQMIEATAKLCQVIAPCGEGACPRSGAQQP; this is encoded by the coding sequence ATGTTTCGCGTCTGGCTGGCGGTGATGCTGCTGGCCAGTAGCGGCATGGCCTCTGCTGTCGAGCGCGTTGTCAGCCTCGCGCCGTCTCTGTCTGAAATCGTTGTCGAACTGGGTTCCGCGGACCTTCTGGTCGGCGTGCTGGATGCAGGTGAACGTCCTGCCGAACTCAAAGGGCTTCCATCGGTTGGCCGTTATGGCCAGTTGGACATGGAGCGGCTGCTCAGCCTCAAGCCCGATTTGCTGCTGCTCTGGCCCGGCAGCGTTGGCCCGGCCCAGCGTGAGCAGCTTAAGCGACTGAACATCCCCACGTATGTCGCCGAACCTCATACCCTCGAACAACTGACCGCGCAGATCGAAGCGATTGCCACGCAACTCGGTCGGCCTGAGCGTGGCGTTTCATTGGCCGCGCAATTACGCCAGCGACTGGATGCGCTGCGTCTGCGTTATCGCCGGGATGAGCCGTTGCGGGTGTTTTATCAGGTATGGGATCGACCGCTGTACACCGTGGGTGGCGGGCAGATCATCAGTGATGCGCTGGAAGTGTGCGGGGCGCGGAATGTGTTTGCCGACCTGACATTGCCGGCACCGCAGGTCAGCGTCGAAGCCGTGTTGCAGCGTAATCCCGAGGTGGTTCTGGCCGGTGATCAGGCGCAACTGGACGCGTGGAAAGCCTGGCCGCAAGTCGCTGCAGTGACTCGGGAGCAATTGCTGCTGGTGACCGATAAGGGCCTGGAGCGACCGAGTGGGCAGATGATCGAGGCGACGGCCAAACTGTGCCAAGTCATCGCGCCCTGTGGCGAGGGGGCTTGCCCCCGTTCGGGTGCGCAGCAGCCGTAA
- a CDS encoding MFS transporter, with the protein MTRGQVRRRLSFNWWQYMALALLPLFVINGVFGQGEAILPVLAMPLFIAGVASMFVSLKFFGGYKHALIATQKALDTPEEPAAWITLAAKRRTALLVASLPAWIGALAVFVGLEAVPLVLLALSTTVLFYLYRIPRQLA; encoded by the coding sequence GTGACGCGCGGTCAAGTAAGGCGGCGATTGTCCTTCAACTGGTGGCAATACATGGCCTTGGCCCTGTTGCCGCTGTTCGTGATCAATGGCGTCTTTGGCCAGGGCGAGGCGATCTTGCCGGTGCTGGCGATGCCTTTGTTCATTGCTGGTGTCGCTTCTATGTTTGTCAGCCTGAAGTTTTTCGGCGGCTACAAGCACGCACTGATCGCCACCCAGAAAGCCCTCGACACCCCTGAAGAACCCGCCGCCTGGATCACCCTGGCTGCCAAGCGTCGCACGGCGTTGCTAGTCGCGAGTCTGCCGGCGTGGATCGGTGCGCTGGCGGTGTTCGTCGGCCTCGAAGCAGTGCCGTTGGTGCTGCTGGCGCTGTCGACCACGGTGCTGTTCTACCTCTACCGTATCCCGCGTCAACTCGCCTGA
- the ribA gene encoding GTP cyclohydrolase II, translating into MPVVFVAASKLPTPFAQFTMHGFLDEENGREHVVLSLGEFADGAPVLGRLHSECLTGDALFSQRCDCGSQLEAALQAIAREGRGVLLYLRQEGRGIGLLNKIRAYELQDGGADTVEANERLGFAADQRDYAMCLPMLEHLGVKSLRLMTNNPRKVKALTDMGILVAERVPLHTGHNPHNKLYLATKASKLDHMMGNEHQGEADRA; encoded by the coding sequence GTGCCTGTCGTTTTTGTCGCCGCTTCCAAGCTGCCAACGCCTTTTGCGCAATTCACCATGCACGGCTTTCTCGATGAAGAAAACGGGCGCGAGCACGTGGTGTTGAGCCTGGGTGAGTTCGCCGACGGTGCCCCGGTACTCGGCCGGTTGCACTCCGAATGCCTGACGGGTGATGCCTTGTTCAGCCAGCGTTGCGACTGCGGCTCGCAACTTGAAGCCGCCTTGCAGGCTATCGCTCGTGAAGGCCGTGGCGTGTTGCTTTACCTGCGCCAGGAAGGCCGTGGCATTGGCCTGCTGAACAAGATCCGCGCCTATGAGTTGCAGGATGGCGGTGCCGACACCGTTGAAGCCAACGAACGCTTGGGCTTTGCCGCCGACCAGCGTGACTACGCCATGTGCCTGCCGATGCTGGAACACCTGGGCGTGAAATCCCTGCGCCTGATGACCAACAACCCGCGCAAGGTCAAAGCCTTGACCGACATGGGCATTTTGGTCGCCGAGCGCGTGCCGCTGCACACCGGGCATAACCCGCACAACAAACTCTACCTGGCCACCAAGGCCAGCAAGCTCGACCACATGATGGGCAACGAGCATCAGGGCGAGGCAGACCGGGCGTGA
- a CDS encoding ABC transporter substrate-binding protein, whose translation MARRRLAVMVFAMFCSFAQAEDAATTPSVIHLASEEWEDYTAADGHGLGWDVLREVFEPAGIKLAFRTEPYTRAVGLAQRGEVDACVGSYRDEASDVLYPRWNYDTDHIYALGLASNPAPTPETLGNYRLAWVRGYEYQKYLPGVQRYNEVVRRTGILSMLTRNRADFYIDALTEVDYILKWAKEPSQFRRTHIAELPLYLCFADTPKARALMALFDQRMELLVKSGRLKPIFERWKQPYPFNPN comes from the coding sequence ATGGCTCGGCGCCGGTTGGCTGTGATGGTGTTCGCCATGTTTTGCTCGTTCGCCCAGGCGGAGGATGCCGCGACGACGCCCTCCGTGATCCATCTGGCCAGCGAGGAATGGGAAGACTATACCGCTGCTGACGGGCATGGCCTGGGGTGGGATGTGCTGCGGGAAGTGTTCGAACCGGCCGGGATCAAACTGGCTTTTCGTACCGAACCTTACACCCGCGCCGTGGGCCTGGCCCAGCGTGGTGAAGTGGATGCCTGTGTCGGTTCTTACCGTGACGAGGCCAGTGATGTGCTTTATCCACGCTGGAATTACGATACCGATCACATCTACGCCCTAGGCCTGGCCAGTAATCCGGCGCCGACCCCGGAAACCCTTGGCAACTATCGACTGGCCTGGGTCCGCGGTTACGAGTACCAGAAATACCTGCCCGGCGTGCAGCGCTATAACGAGGTCGTGCGGCGCACCGGCATTCTGTCGATGCTGACCCGTAACCGTGCCGACTTCTACATCGACGCGCTGACCGAGGTCGACTACATCCTGAAGTGGGCCAAGGAACCGTCGCAGTTTCGCCGAACACACATCGCGGAATTGCCGCTGTACCTGTGCTTCGCCGATACGCCCAAGGCTCGCGCATTGATGGCGCTGTTCGATCAGCGCATGGAACTGCTGGTGAAAAGCGGCCGATTGAAACCGATCTTCGAACGCTGGAAACAACCCTATCCGTTCAACCCGAACTGA
- a CDS encoding phosphatidylglycerophosphatase A, which yields MTDHPKQVPAEFVPPSVWRNPWHFLAFGFGSGTLPKAPGTWGSLVALPFIPLWQMLPDWGYWLMLGITMLFGFWLCGKVADDLRVHDHEGIVWDEMVGMWITLWLVPEGWYWLLAGFLVFRFFDILKPWPIHWIDRHVHGGVGIMLDDVLAGVFAWLAMQGLVWIFA from the coding sequence GTGACAGATCATCCCAAACAGGTCCCGGCGGAATTCGTACCGCCTTCGGTCTGGCGCAATCCCTGGCATTTCCTGGCGTTCGGCTTCGGTTCGGGCACCTTGCCAAAAGCACCGGGCACCTGGGGTTCGTTAGTTGCGCTACCCTTCATCCCGTTGTGGCAGATGCTGCCCGACTGGGGTTACTGGCTGATGCTCGGCATCACCATGCTGTTCGGCTTCTGGCTGTGCGGCAAGGTCGCCGACGATTTGCGGGTGCACGACCACGAAGGCATCGTCTGGGACGAAATGGTCGGGATGTGGATCACCCTGTGGCTGGTGCCGGAAGGTTGGTACTGGTTGCTCGCGGGGTTCTTGGTGTTCCGCTTCTTCGACATTCTCAAGCCCTGGCCGATTCACTGGATCGACCGGCATGTGCACGGTGGCGTCGGGATCATGCTCGATGACGTATTGGCAGGTGTGTTTGCGTGGTTGGCGATGCAGGGGCTGGTATGGATTTTCGCCTGA
- the thiL gene encoding thiamine-phosphate kinase, with the protein MGEFELIRNFFAAAPCAQGGEGVALGIGDDCALLAVPPGEQLAISTDTLVAGVHFADPCDPFLLGQRSLAVAVSDLAAMGATPVAFTLALTLPTVTADWLDAYARGLNAMAQSCGVTLVGGDTTRGPLSLTMTVFGRVPAGKALTRRGAQPGDLFCVGGELGNAAGALPLVLGQRTAETAIADPLLAHYWSPQPQLALGQALRGKATSALDISDGLLADCGHIALASNVGIQVERDRLPLSNALVAFLGQPGAEDAALSGGDDYVLAFSLPSVELPALLAAGWPIHVVGRVVAGQGVVLLDAAGQDITPQTRGYQHFRETP; encoded by the coding sequence ATGGGTGAGTTTGAGCTGATCCGCAATTTCTTCGCCGCCGCGCCTTGTGCGCAAGGCGGCGAAGGCGTTGCCCTCGGGATCGGCGATGACTGCGCTTTGCTGGCTGTTCCCCCCGGGGAGCAGTTGGCGATTTCCACCGACACGCTGGTTGCCGGCGTGCATTTCGCAGATCCTTGCGACCCGTTTCTGCTCGGTCAGCGTTCGCTGGCTGTAGCCGTCAGTGATCTGGCCGCCATGGGCGCCACCCCCGTTGCCTTTACCCTTGCCCTGACCTTGCCGACGGTGACCGCCGATTGGCTGGACGCCTACGCCCGTGGTTTGAACGCCATGGCGCAGAGCTGTGGGGTGACACTGGTGGGCGGCGATACCACGCGCGGGCCGCTGAGCCTGACGATGACCGTGTTTGGTCGTGTGCCGGCCGGCAAGGCGTTGACCCGCCGGGGGGCGCAGCCCGGCGATTTGTTCTGCGTGGGCGGTGAGTTGGGCAATGCGGCGGGTGCCTTGCCGCTGGTGTTGGGGCAGCGTACGGCTGAAACCGCCATCGCCGACCCATTGCTGGCCCATTACTGGTCACCGCAGCCGCAACTGGCGTTGGGTCAGGCGCTTCGTGGCAAAGCCACATCGGCGCTGGACATCTCCGACGGCCTGCTCGCGGACTGCGGGCATATCGCCCTGGCGTCGAATGTCGGCATTCAGGTTGAACGCGACCGCTTACCGCTGTCGAACGCTCTAGTTGCCTTCCTCGGCCAGCCGGGTGCTGAAGACGCGGCCCTGAGTGGCGGCGATGACTATGTACTGGCCTTCAGCCTACCGTCCGTCGAGTTGCCCGCGTTGCTGGCCGCCGGCTGGCCGATCCACGTGGTCGGACGTGTGGTGGCAGGGCAGGGCGTTGTGCTGCTGGATGCCGCTGGGCAAGACATCACCCCGCAAACCCGGGGCTATCAACATTTTCGGGAGACACCGTGA